In the genome of Dyadobacter fermentans DSM 18053, the window TTTTGCTGGGCAATGTTATGAATGTTGACAACAAAGTCCCTGACAGCGCCCGGCCCGAAACCTAACGAATTAATACCGAGCGTCGGTCCAAGATTCGGGGTGCCCGCAGCCACTGCATTAACGACAGATACCTTAGGAGCCGCCACCTCCCCTGGTTTAAGCGACCAAGTGCCTGCCGAGAATTCATAATAAAAAGCATAGTAGTCGCCCGGCGGAGCGGCCTTCGCATCGAAAACGGGCAATCCCGAATGCGTATTATTTTTGTACCACCTCACCTGGGCGGCGGGATTGTCTTCCAGTAGTGTCAGGTCAGCCGTGGTGTCAGGGCATGCTATCGCGACATTCGTTTCTTTTAAGGGAACCTGTTGAGAGACATGCATGAATTTCAATTCTGCTTGCGATACAGGTACATTATAACAATTAAAGTCCTTCGCATAGAAGAAAGCATAGTAAGGTTTAAGGTTTGCAGGATCGAGATTTGAAACAGAAACTTTCGATGCTTCCTCAGGTGAAAGTGATGGATCGGTGGCATTAGGGCCAAGTTTCCACACCAGTTCGGCAGACTCCGGTACGCCGCCATTAATGCTAACTGTTGATAAATCGAGTGTGCTTGAAGGGAACATAACATTATATTTGCTCGAAGGAAATGTAAAGTTTACCTGGCTCGATGAAAGTGGACATTCAAGCGGGTACTTGTCAATACTAAAATTGACATAGCCTGCGGATTGACCGGGTGTGCTACCAGACAGCTTAAATCTAAGTGTGGGAGCCAGAGCTTCAAATGTAATTTCCTCGGTAAGCCACTGATTCCGAGTGAGATTTGTAAATGTGGTTATCTTCTCTGCAATGAACAAATTAGGATTCTGCCCAACTGTGAAAATGTTCATAGTTGCGGACTCTCCGAAAGGCGAGTTATTACCAGCTTGATAGTGGATACTTGCGGAAAGGACCGCGTAACTAAACTTATAAGTTTTCCCAACAACAAAACCGCTAACATCAATAGCCAGCTGGTCATTATAAATCCCTTGAGAAGAAGTTTTAAGCGTCACAAACGAATTTTTTCCTTGCCCAGATGGCAGTCCCTGAGAATATGTCGATGGGGGAATCGGCAAGAGCTTACCAGGAAGATTCCAGGAATCTACCGAACTGCCATATGGATCCCAAACATTTGAGATGCTGGGCGACTTTGACATAGAATAGTTAACGGGATGGCAATTGTAACAGGAATGACCCGTAGTTGGAGAAAACTGCTGGGCATTCCCAACACTAATTGCCAGCAAGAAAATGCAAAGAGAAGAAATTAGTAAAACTTTCATACATATGGGGGAGAAAAATGTAAAACATAAATTACCTGACAACTGCAACACTGTACCTGTTTTCGGAACCGTCCGCATTTTTAATCCGAACCGTGTAAATGCCGGGAGTGAACGGTCGCACATCGATTTTGGATTCAGGCTCATTTCCCGAAAAGTACATGCGCCGGCCCGTGTTGTCGTGAATGGACACCTCCGACACCTTCTCCCAATTCTTATCGCTCAAATGCAGAAAATCAACCACCGGATTTGGATATACCATTGCCGAGGCAATTTCGAATCTCAGGCCCTTTACACTGCTGAATGCGGTACTTCCGTCGTTATCGATCATCTTTAACCGGTAAAGGTTTTCGCCGTTCATCGGACTTCTGTCTACTGCTTCGTAGGTTCGGATTGTGGTGCTTTCTCCCGCAGATTGGACCGTTTCGATCGTCGCCCAGGCTTTGCCATCAGCACTGCGCTGCACCTCGAACCGATCACTGTTTGTCTCTTCGGACGTCGCCCAGGTCAGGGACGCATTCCCCTCTTGCTTTACGGCTTCAAACTTTGTTAACTTCACAGGCAGGTTCACAACGACCGGGATGGTTGTAGTACTGTTGTCATCGTTCGGATTGTTGCTCAACGGGGTCGTGTATGCTAAATTTGCCGTGATGAGTCCGGTTCCAATGGCATTCCCTTGCACCCGAATCCGAAAAGTGTAGCAAGTGAAATTCGGCAATTGCGGAAGGTATAGCACTCTCACGTTATGTCCTTGCACCGGATCATTTTCAAGCTTTTGAATCTCGAGTTCAGCGGTAGGTGCGCTTCCATCCAGATTAGTCACTTCCAAAATCGTCAGATTGTCAGGAAAACTAATAAGCGGCCTTAAAACACCTGCGGGAACGGCATCCGCTACAACGTCCTGAGCGCAGATTGTCACGTCCAAAAATCCCTGAGCTCCTTCCATGATGGACGGCTGTGCAGGTTGGATGTTGATGCCTGCATTCTGTGCGCGCACCAGCTGCGGCATCAATAAAACGGTCAGCGCAATGACGCTGAACCACATTCTTCTTGTTCTCATAGTATGCTTGTTTAAAGTATTGATATAGTAGAAATCAAATTTCTGCACTTTGAATTAGGGTTAATGCATGCATTGAGCCTGAGGCAGAAAGAGATGACCGACCGGTTTTCAATGCCCGTAACCCTGGACCTAGCTGCGTATTACGATGAGCCCCATTCACCGAATATTCCGTCACGTCGTTTACGTCGCGGTCATATTAGCCCTCGTCCGATGTACCGTTAACAGACGAGCGGTCGATAGTGCGGCTTATATCCGCGAAGTCAATCATAAGGAGATTGCCTCCGAAAGCGGCATCATCGCCATCATCGGCGCGACCATCATCGACGGGACTGGGAACGTGCCTCTGCACAGCGGCTGCGTCATCGTCGAAAACGGGCTGATCACCGCGGCAGGATCCATGAAAAATACCGTAATCCCACCCCGCGCACAGGTCGTCGATGCCGCCGGCCTCACATTGTTGCCCGGCTTTATCGATGCCCATTTTCATCTGGATGGCGTTCATAACCTTCCGGCCCGGTTTCTCCTTAATGGCGTTACTTCGCTCCGCGACCCGGGTGCATGGATCGAGGCGTACGATGGCGAACGGGCCGGCTCCGAGCCGGTCCCGAGGCTTTTCCTTGCCGGCCCTCACCTGGATATGTTTCCACCTGCCTACCCGCGCGACGCCTACGTGGTGAGGGATGCCGGAGAGGCCGTGCGCCAGGTGAACCGGTTGGCCGACCGGGGAGCGTCGGTGATCAAGGTATATTATCGCCTACCTCCGGCCATTATCCGCGAAGTGTGCAAAGCCGCACATGCCCGCGGACTGCCTGTGACCGCGCATCTCGAAATCACCGAAGCCCGCGAGGCGATCGAAGCAGGCCTGGATGGCATTGAACATATTACGTCGTTCGGGCTGTCGCTCGTTCCGCAAAGGGCCGGCGAGCGGTACCGGCAGATGGTCATGGCCGACAATAATGCGAGAAAACAAGGTCGTTACGACATTTGGAAAAGCATTAATCCCGACAGCCCTATGACCGATTCGCTAGGGATTTTTCTCAAAAGTAAAGGAACATTTGTAACCCCTACACTCGGTGCATTTGAATACCAGGCCGCCGACGGCCAGCCGCTGGACACTGCGCGATTGGAAGGGTTTTTGAAAATGAAAAAGATAACCGGCAAGCTGCACCGCGCCGGGGCAAAAATCGTGGTAGGGTCGCATTCGATGATCCCTTACGCCGAAACAGGCTGGGCTTTTCAGCGGGAAATGGAATTGCTGGTAGCTAGCGGCCTTAGTCCAGCCGAGGTGATTACTGCGGCTACGATGCAAAATGCACGCTTTTTCCGTATCGACAAGCGTCTTGGCAGTATCGAAAAAGGTAAGCAGGCCGATCTGATCCTCATTAAAGGCAATCCATTGAACGACATTTCCGCGTGCCGCAATGTTACCAGGGCAATGTTGAACGGCGTTTGGATTAAATGAGCCGGATAGTTACATTGCTTAAAACATCGAGATAATGAAAACTCGCCTTCTGATCTTGCTGAGTGCGCTGATGCTCTGGACCGGTAGCCGCTCCTTGGGGCAATCCGAAGAAGAGAAACTCGACCTTCCCGGCGATAACCTCAATTTATATGCGGTTTTAAAGCTGTTTCGGGAGTCTGAAACGCTGGAAGGTTTTGAGCGAAAACTCAATGAAGAAGATTCGGAAATCAACAACCTCGACCTGGACGGCGACAATCAGATCGACTACATCCGCGTGGAGGACAATGTGGACGGCAACATGCACACGATTACGCTGAAAGTAGCAGTGAGCAACACCGAAGATCAGAACGTGGCGGCATTTTATGTAGAAAAGAAGGCTGATGGCGAGGTTTGGATCCAGCTGGTTGGCGATGAGGATCTGTATGGAAAAGACTATATTATCGAACCCAATGCACAATCCGGAGCGGTAGCCGAGACGCCCAACCCGGGATACACGGGCGACCGCCAGGTGCAACCGGACAGGGTTCAGGAAAACGTGACCTATGTTTCCAACTGGCCGGTGATTCAGTTCATATATGTTCCCCGCTATGTGATCTGGCGTTCGCCGTGGCGCTGGCATTATTATCCCTCCTACTGGCGTCCGTGGCGGCCCCGGTACTGGCATTACTACTATGGCTATCACTATCATTGGCATTATTACTACAACGGGCATTTCCGTCGCTGGCCGAGCTACCGCAATCCGGTGTGGCACACGCACTACTACGGCGGAGACTTCCGGTCTCGGTCGGTGATCGTGCGGACGCGCTACACGCGCGGAGACTACCGTAAAACATACACAAAGCCTTCATCGGCACGACAAGGTTCGGCGCTGTTTGCAAAACGCTATCCTCAGGCTCCTACCACTCGCGAACGATTGCCTAAGTTTGATAAAACCGGCCGGCCGGTAATGGCCAGGCCTTCGACCGCGCGACCCGGTACTGCGCGACCCGGATCTACGCGACCCGGTACTATGCGACCCGGTACTACGCGTCCGTCAGTAGATAGGCCCGGCAATGGCAACTCGGGCCGACCAGGCAATGAGCGCCCGGATGCAACGCGGCCCGGCACTACGCGGCCGTCCGTGGAAAGGCCTGGCACATCGCGACCTTCCGAACCCGGCTCGGAGGTTACACGCCCGGATATCGAACGCCCGACGCGGCCTGCGCGACCCGATGTGACGCAGCCGTCTCCGCGACCCGAAGTGACGCGCCCCGCGCCCTCGCCAAGGCCGGAGGTAACCCGCCCGAATGTCGAGAGGCCGACACGCCAGGCGCCCGCGGAACGTCCTGCGCCAGCACCACGGCCCACAACGTCACAACCAACGCCGTCGGCACGGCCGGCCACACAGCCTCCGGCCCGGCAGCAGAGCACACCGCGCTCATCCCGAGAAGGAGAACGTTCGCAACCGAGAGGAAATTAAGAGGATAACTATAAGTCAGCCAAATACTTCTGCCCGCCCAGATACCGCATTTGCCGGACGATCTGATTGGTACGCTTGTTCACATACGCAGATGGGTTCTGGATCGAGAAACGGATCGGGTTCGGGAGTACTGCGGCGATCCGCGCGGCCTCGTAGCGCGTCAGGCGTTTGGCCGATTTATTGTAGTAACGTAGCGAAGCCGCCTCCACTCCGAATGTCATCTTACCCATTTCAGCCACATTCAAATACACTTCCAAAATCCGCTTCTTGCTCCAAAGTACTTCGATGAGGACGGTGAAATAGGCTTCAAGGCCTTTGCGGATGAAACTGCGCCCGTGCCAGAGGAAGACATTCTTCGCAACTTGCTGGGAAATGGTACTGGCACCACGGGCACGCTTGCGGTCCTCGGTCATGGCGTTGTAGATCTGGTCGAAGTCGAAGCCCCAATGGTTGGGAAAATTCTGATCTTCGGAGGCCACTACCGCCAATGCGGCCTCTTTCGAAATATTCTCATACGGCTCCCAGTCGTGGTGGATCTCCGTATCCTCATCAGCCTTGAAAGCGTCGATTTTACGGGAAATCATATAGGGCGTTACCCAGACAGGCACAAACCTCAAAACAACCACCCAAACGACTGAAATCACGATAAATGCGAGGAAGATTCGGAGCGCAATGAATTGCAGACGGCGGAGCATAAAACTTTTTTACTTCTACAAATAGAAACCAGGGAACGAAAACAGCGTACAAAGAACAGAAACTAATCAGGTTTAGGCAAAGAAATGTGTGCCTTAATCATCAATTTTTTCAACGACGCTGTTTATGAATGAAGATCTGCTCAGTTTTATCTGGCGCTTTCAGTATTTTGAGAAGAAAGGCCTCCAAACCGACCAAAACCGCCCGCTTTCCATCATTCGCCCGGGGCACAGGAACCACAATGCAGGCCCCGATTTCCCGGATGCCCGCCTGATGATCGACGGCGTGCTGTGGGTCGGATGTGTTGAAATTCACGTCCGGTCGTCGGATTGGTTCGTGCATGAACACCAGCACAATGGCGCTTATGATGGCGTAATCCTGCATGTGGTGTGGGAAAACGATGTGCCCGCTACAAGACGGGACGGCACGACTGTCCCAACGCTCGTTTTGAACGGCCTGGTGACGACATCGGTTATCGAACGGTACCGCCTGTTGCAGGATGAAAAGGAAACCGTGCCTTGCCACAGCCAGTTTGCGGCAGTGAGCCAGATTCAAAAGTATGCCATGCTCGACAGAGTGCTGCTCGAAAGGCTTGAAAGGAAAGCGCTCGAAATCCAGCATTTGCTCGACACTAACCAGCAAGATTGGGAGCAAACCGCCTATCAATGGCTGGGCCGGCATTTCGGGCACAAGCTCAATGACGCACCCTTTTTGCGCCTCACGACGATCGTCCCCTGGAAAGTGATCCGCAAGCATGCCGACCGGCTCATCCAGGTCGAAGCGCTGCTTTTCGGCTGCGCAGGACTGATTTCAGAAGATTCGGAGGATGTGTACATACGACAGCTCCAACAGGAATTCCGGTTTCTGAGCGCCAAATACAAGCTGCACGACCGCATCATGCAGCCCCACGAATGGAAATATGCCCGGTTACGGCCGGCAGGCTTTCCGACAGTACGCATGGCGCAATTTGCCCGTCTGCTATGCAATACAGGCGGTTTTCTCAATCGCGTCGTTGTTTCGGAGCATTTCAATGAAGTGCGGGATTTGTTCCGGATCAGCCAGTCGACCTATTGGCGGGAGCATTTTATCGCAGGCCGCAAAGCCCGGAAACCGGTGCCGGCATTGGGCCAGGAAGCGGCGGATTTACTGATCGTCAACGCCGCGGTGCCATTGCTCGTGGCTTGCTCGCGCCAGCGGCAGCAGCCCGAACTGCTCGACAAAGCGATTTACTGGCTTTCAGAAATTTCTGCGGAAGACAACCGGATCACCCGCGAATGGGCGTCGCTCGGAATGCGTGTCAAAACAGCAGCCGACTCGCAGGCATTGATCGAATGGTTTAATAATTATTGTACGCCAAGGCGATGCCTGGAATGCACTGTCGGCGGAGCGCTAATCCGCGGGACCTAGCCTTTGACGAGGTTCACGCCCGTTAGCAAGAACACCGTCCCTACCAGAAAAGGCACAATGGATTCCCATTTCGAAACCGTAAGCCCCAGCACCGGCTTATCGGACAAAAACGCAACGCATGCGAAAAGGAGTACGGCAATGCCGAGGATCGTGAGCAGCGATCCGAAAAAACGTTTGAACTGGGCGTTTTCCATGAAACGTGTCTATGAGGAGATTAAAAGTTCGCAAAAATATCAAATAACGGTTGTCATTGACGTGGGCTCTAACAAAAAATGTGCCTTACACCTTTTTTAACCCCATTTTTTCGCCTTCCCGGATCATAAACGCATAGGCGGGTTCATACTCGTTCGGCACGATGCCTTCGAGAATAGCCTCCCGAATGGCCTCTTTGATCACCCCGACCTCGCGTGCAGGTTTAAGCCCAAATGCTTCCATAATCATTTCGCCGGTGATAACAGGCTGGAAATTACGCAGCTTGTCGCGTTCTTCAAGGTCTTTGAGCTTCTGTTCTACCAGGTCGAAATTGCTGATGAAGCGCCTTACTTTTTCTGGATTTTTGGAAGTAATGTCCGCCCGGCAGAGGTTCATGAGCGCTTCAATATCCTCTCCCGCCTCCACAAGCAGCCGCCGCATGGCAGAATCGGTAATTTCCTCCTTCGATAGCACGATCGGCCGTAAATGCAGCCTTACCAGTTTTTTTACAAACCGCATTTTCTCGTTCAGCGGCAGCTTCATGCGGCGGAAAATGACGGGCACCATGCGCGCACCCACTTCTTCGTGGTTGTGAAACGACCAGCCGTGCCTTTTATCAAACTTCTTGGTGGCCGGCTTTGCGATATCGTGCAAGATAGCCGCCCAGCGCAGCCAGAGGTCGTCCGAAACCTGGGCCACATTGTCGAGGACCTGCAATGTGTGGTAGAAATTATCCTTATGCCCTTTCCCTTCGATATGCTCCACGCCTTGCAATTCCACCATTTCCGGAAAAATAATAGCGAGCAAGCCGGCATGATACAATAGTTTAAAACCGTAAGAAGGTGTTTTCGAGCGAATGATCTTGTTCAGCTCATCAGAAATCCGCTCCATCGACACAATGGAAATGCGGTCCTTCATCTTCACAATTGCGTCGAACGTGTCGGGTTCGATATCGAAATTGAGCTGGCTCGCGAAGCGGATCGCGCGCATCATGCGCAGGGGATCGTCGGAAAACGTAATTTCGGGATCGAGCGGCGTGCGGATGATCTTCTTGCGGAGATCGCTCATGCCTTCAAACGGATCGACCAGCTCGCCGAACGTGCCCGCATTGAGGCTGATACCCATCGCATTAATGGTAAAATCGCGGCGGTTCTGATCGTCGGCAAGCGTACCATCTTCCACAGCGGGCTTGCGCGACTCTGAGCGGTACGACTCTTTGCGCGCGCCTACAAACTCAATTTCAAGATCTCCCTGGCGGATCTGCGCGGTTCCAAAATTCTTAAAAACGCTCACAAACACATCCGGCCCAAGCCGCCCAGCCACCATTTCCGCCAGCTCGATACCGCTTCCGATCGAAACAATGTCGATATCCTTACTATTCCTTTTGAGTATCAGGTCCCTGACGAAACCGCCGATGATATATGCCTCCACACCCAGCTCCTTCGCAGCCGCTGCAACTTTTTCCAGAACCGGATATGGGATCAATTGCTCTTTAAAATTCATCCCGCAAAGGTAGGGAATTCTTGTTTGGCATGGAGTGGGGCCAAGGAAATGCCGCCTAGTCATTCGCTTTGGCCTCAGGATAAATCTACGAAATGGGTCGAACGAGGAAGCCATAGTTTAGGTGATGCTTACGGTTTCTCCATTTGATAATTCGATCGAGGTATTCAGATTTATCCGAACACTCCGTAACAAGCCCGTCAAGATCTATTTTTCCGGAACACTTTTCCACTACACACTCCGCGATTCTCGAAAAGCAATAGCTCCTGCCTTCTACTACGACCACCACCATGTAACAGGCGTCGAAAAACCGATCACAAACCTCAAAGCGCTAAAAGAAACGTCCTTCGACTCCGATACGCTCTCTTTCGTGATCCTCGACCGATGGCAGCAGGAAGAACTGGGCAACAAGTACCGGCCTGTCTTTGATCCAATGCCTGTATTCATTCATCAAATCAACCACCGGAATTGGATGAAATTAGGGTTTAATTCGTGGAAGCTGTATCAGTTGGAGCCTGGGGATTACGAAAAAAGGGCCAACTCAAAAGGAACTCCTCGCATTGATTAACAGCAGATGACGAAGTTGTTTAAAAATCCGAAATCATTAAATTTGTACAGGAGCAAAATGGAGTAATGCCGTGGTAATCTTGACAAAAAAACAGGTGGGCGATTCGGTGCTGATGGGCTATTTGTCCAGAAAACACGAATTAAAGGAGAAAATCAATATCCTTATAAATAAGTATCACACCGATTTGCAAACATTTGAAGCTCAACTTGAAAATTCCTCTGTTGAAAATTTTGAGGCTTGGGAGGACCTGATCGAATGGAAAGCCTACGATCAGTTTCTACTCGAATTAGAAATCCAAATTACCGACATCAGGAATGGCAATTTTCAAATGGCTGACTGACTATGATGAAATAATTACCAGCTACATTATCCACGATTTGCTCGAATCAGAGGGAATGCATTATGTCCACATGGAAGTTCATCTCAGCGATTCTTCCAGATTATTTATCAGAGAGTTCAGGCAAAGCAGTCGCAGGAAATATGCTTTCCATTGGCAGAAAAACACCGGCGAATTAATTCTCCGTTGGGACAATGCACCGCATTTTCCAGGTCTTCCAAACTTCCCTCACCATAAACATCTTGCTGACTCTTCGGTCGAAGATAGCTATGACATCTCGCTGGACGACGTGTTTCGATATCTTGTAAGTCGAATCCGCTGATTTCAGCTATTCACCATAAAAAACGCCGTCCGCGGAAATCTATCGAATAGCTCATCTTTCAAATCCTTGCTTAGAGGCAGCGACTCTACTGCCGAGGCCATGCATTGCAGCCAGGCTACGGCGTCGTCTTCGGTGATGGTGTGGGGCATGTGGCGGGCGCGCATCATCGGGTGGCCGTATACTTCCGAATAAAGCTGAGGGCCGCCCAGGAATTGGGTCAGGAAGAGGCGCTGCTTTTCTTTGATGAGGTCCTTGTCGGTTTTGAAAAGCCGGGAAATGAGCTCGTGGTTGAAGACGAGGTCATAAAACCGATCGGTGAGCTGGCGCAGCGCCGCGTCGCCGCCGATGCGCTCGTATAATGACTGATGTTCCATAGATAAATCACCGGATTCACGACCGGCCGACTTTACAACTCCGAATCTACCGGCGGAGGTTCCCGCCGGAATGATGACAGTTGTCAGCTCTCGAACCGCAAATGTTTAACCGACTCTCCCGACCGCGCGAGCTCCGTCAACGCATCGATGCCGATCTCGAGATGCTGCATCACATAGCTGGTGGTCACTTTCTTGTCGCTTTCTTCCGTTTTGACACCTTCCGGAACAAGCGGGTTGTCCGAAACGAGCAGCAATGCGCCGTGCGGAATCGAATTGGCGAAGCCGACAATGAATATCGTGGCCGTTTCCATGTCGATTGCCATGGCCCGAATGGCGCGAAGGTATTCTTTAAAACTATCGTCGTGCTCCCAAATGCGGCGGTTTGTGGTGTAAACGGTGCCGGTCCAATAGTCGAGTTTGTGCTTTTTGATGGCGGCGGAGACGGTGCTTTGCAGGCGGAACGATGGCAGCGCGGGGATTTCAGCGGGCATGTAATCGTCGCTGGTACCCTCGCCGCGAATGGCGGCAATGGGAAGGATAAGGTCGCCGACCTGCGTTTTTTTCAACCCGCCGCATTTACCCAGAAACAATACTGCTTTCGGGTTAATGGCTGATAATAAATCCATTACCGTGGCAGCCATCGGACTTCCCATCCCGAAATTGATGATGGTAATGTCCTTCGCCGTGGCGGTTTGCATAGCCCGGCCAGCCCCCCGCACTTCCACCCCGAATTTTTCGGCGAACATAGTCACGTAATTCCCGAAGTTGGTGAGCAAAATGTAGTTCCCAAACTCCTCCACGGGCGTGCCGGTGTAACGCGGGAGCCAGTTTTCGACGATCTGTTCTTTGGTGGTCATGAAATCAGCAGGTTTGTTGGCGGGGCAAGCCGGGGTTGATTATCTTCGTTGATGGAATCATTGAACCTTCCCGGATTCGCCTACAAAGTTAAGCAGGTTAACGGGAAACCGCATATTTTTGACATTATCCGCAGGAAATTCGTGACGCTCACACCCGAAGAATGGGTGCGGCAGCATTTCATTCATTTGCTCATCACCCATTACGGTTATCCCAAATCACTCTTCGCGGTAGAGACTGGCTTGCAATACAATACGCTTGCCAAACGCACCGATATTATGGTGCTCTCAAACCATGCATTGCCGTTCCTGCTCGTCGAATGCAAGGCGCCCTTCGTGCGTGTCACCGACGCCACTTTTGCGCAGATCAGCCGGTATAATTTTACATTACAACCTCAATATCTGGCTGTTACAAATGGCATGTCTCATTATTGCTTTCAGGCCGTGAACGGCCAGATCCATTTCATGGACGATTTCCCTCAGTACCGCGATTTTAACCAATAACAAAAAGAACCTGCCCAGAAGGACAGGTTCTTTCAAAAATTCAGGTCATACAAAATGCAGACGGCCGATACCAGGCGACCGCCGGCGGGTAATTATTTTGCGGCAACCAATTTCACGTCGATCGTGAAATCGTCATTGATCATTTTGTCGCCCAGGTTATCGAAGAAAGACTTCGAGTTGTATTTGATGTCGTATTTCGAACGGTCAACCACCAATTTACCGGTAGCTTCTGCGCCGGCAGCAGTAGTTTTAACGGTTACCGGGAAAGTTACCGGTTTGGTAATGCCTTTGATCGTCAGGTCGCCGGTTACATCGTACACGCCGGTTGCTTTTGGAGTCGCTTTGGTTACTACGAATGTTGCGGTCGGGTGCTTTTCAACGCCGAAGAAGTCGTCGGATTTCAGGTGACCGATCAGTTTGCCATTGTATTCTTTGTCGGTAAGGTCCGTACAAGTAATGCTATTGAGGTCGGCAACGAATTTTCCACCGGTCAGTTTCGCGCCGTCCAGAACGATCGTTCCTTCTTTCAGAGAGATTTTACCTGTGTGCTCGCCGGTAACTTTTTTACCTACCCAGGTAAGCTCGCTTTTCGAAGTGTTCACTTTCAGATTGTTCACCTTTTTACCATTGTCTGCTGACACAGAAGAAGATACAAACAATGCTACTGCAAGAGATGCGACAAA includes:
- a CDS encoding AMP nucleosidase, producing MTTKEQIVENWLPRYTGTPVEEFGNYILLTNFGNYVTMFAEKFGVEVRGAGRAMQTATAKDITIINFGMGSPMAATVMDLLSAINPKAVLFLGKCGGLKKTQVGDLILPIAAIRGEGTSDDYMPAEIPALPSFRLQSTVSAAIKKHKLDYWTGTVYTTNRRIWEHDDSFKEYLRAIRAMAIDMETATIFIVGFANSIPHGALLLVSDNPLVPEGVKTEESDKKVTTSYVMQHLEIGIDALTELARSGESVKHLRFES
- a CDS encoding DUF2851 family protein encodes the protein MNEDLLSFIWRFQYFEKKGLQTDQNRPLSIIRPGHRNHNAGPDFPDARLMIDGVLWVGCVEIHVRSSDWFVHEHQHNGAYDGVILHVVWENDVPATRRDGTTVPTLVLNGLVTTSVIERYRLLQDEKETVPCHSQFAAVSQIQKYAMLDRVLLERLERKALEIQHLLDTNQQDWEQTAYQWLGRHFGHKLNDAPFLRLTTIVPWKVIRKHADRLIQVEALLFGCAGLISEDSEDVYIRQLQQEFRFLSAKYKLHDRIMQPHEWKYARLRPAGFPTVRMAQFARLLCNTGGFLNRVVVSEHFNEVRDLFRISQSTYWREHFIAGRKARKPVPALGQEAADLLIVNAAVPLLVACSRQRQQPELLDKAIYWLSEISAEDNRITREWASLGMRVKTAADSQALIEWFNNYCTPRRCLECTVGGALIRGT
- the mtgA gene encoding monofunctional biosynthetic peptidoglycan transglycosylase, which gives rise to MLRRLQFIALRIFLAFIVISVVWVVVLRFVPVWVTPYMISRKIDAFKADEDTEIHHDWEPYENISKEAALAVVASEDQNFPNHWGFDFDQIYNAMTEDRKRARGASTISQQVAKNVFLWHGRSFIRKGLEAYFTVLIEVLWSKKRILEVYLNVAEMGKMTFGVEAASLRYYNKSAKRLTRYEAARIAAVLPNPIRFSIQNPSAYVNKRTNQIVRQMRYLGGQKYLADL
- a CDS encoding globin domain-containing protein, which translates into the protein MEHQSLYERIGGDAALRQLTDRFYDLVFNHELISRLFKTDKDLIKEKQRLFLTQFLGGPQLYSEVYGHPMMRARHMPHTITEDDAVAWLQCMASAVESLPLSKDLKDELFDRFPRTAFFMVNS
- a CDS encoding amidohydrolase family protein, with protein sequence MSPIHRIFRHVVYVAVILALVRCTVNRRAVDSAAYIREVNHKEIASESGIIAIIGATIIDGTGNVPLHSGCVIVENGLITAAGSMKNTVIPPRAQVVDAAGLTLLPGFIDAHFHLDGVHNLPARFLLNGVTSLRDPGAWIEAYDGERAGSEPVPRLFLAGPHLDMFPPAYPRDAYVVRDAGEAVRQVNRLADRGASVIKVYYRLPPAIIREVCKAAHARGLPVTAHLEITEAREAIEAGLDGIEHITSFGLSLVPQRAGERYRQMVMADNNARKQGRYDIWKSINPDSPMTDSLGIFLKSKGTFVTPTLGAFEYQAADGQPLDTARLEGFLKMKKITGKLHRAGAKIVVGSHSMIPYAETGWAFQREMELLVASGLSPAEVITAATMQNARFFRIDKRLGSIEKGKQADLILIKGNPLNDISACRNVTRAMLNGVWIK
- a CDS encoding CCA tRNA nucleotidyltransferase, producing the protein MNFKEQLIPYPVLEKVAAAAKELGVEAYIIGGFVRDLILKRNSKDIDIVSIGSGIELAEMVAGRLGPDVFVSVFKNFGTAQIRQGDLEIEFVGARKESYRSESRKPAVEDGTLADDQNRRDFTINAMGISLNAGTFGELVDPFEGMSDLRKKIIRTPLDPEITFSDDPLRMMRAIRFASQLNFDIEPDTFDAIVKMKDRISIVSMERISDELNKIIRSKTPSYGFKLLYHAGLLAIIFPEMVELQGVEHIEGKGHKDNFYHTLQVLDNVAQVSDDLWLRWAAILHDIAKPATKKFDKRHGWSFHNHEEVGARMVPVIFRRMKLPLNEKMRFVKKLVRLHLRPIVLSKEEITDSAMRRLLVEAGEDIEALMNLCRADITSKNPEKVRRFISNFDLVEQKLKDLEERDKLRNFQPVITGEMIMEAFGLKPAREVGVIKEAIREAILEGIVPNEYEPAYAFMIREGEKMGLKKV
- a CDS encoding toxin-antitoxin system TumE family protein — encoded protein: MAIFKWLTDYDEIITSYIIHDLLESEGMHYVHMEVHLSDSSRLFIREFRQSSRRKYAFHWQKNTGELILRWDNAPHFPGLPNFPHHKHLADSSVEDSYDISLDDVFRYLVSRIR
- a CDS encoding type I restriction enzyme HsdR N-terminal domain-containing protein, with the translated sequence MESLNLPGFAYKVKQVNGKPHIFDIIRRKFVTLTPEEWVRQHFIHLLITHYGYPKSLFAVETGLQYNTLAKRTDIMVLSNHALPFLLVECKAPFVRVTDATFAQISRYNFTLQPQYLAVTNGMSHYCFQAVNGQIHFMDDFPQYRDFNQ
- a CDS encoding T9SS type A sorting domain-containing protein — protein: MRTRRMWFSVIALTVLLMPQLVRAQNAGINIQPAQPSIMEGAQGFLDVTICAQDVVADAVPAGVLRPLISFPDNLTILEVTNLDGSAPTAELEIQKLENDPVQGHNVRVLYLPQLPNFTCYTFRIRVQGNAIGTGLITANLAYTTPLSNNPNDDNSTTTIPVVVNLPVKLTKFEAVKQEGNASLTWATSEETNSDRFEVQRSADGKAWATIETVQSAGESTTIRTYEAVDRSPMNGENLYRLKMIDNDGSTAFSSVKGLRFEIASAMVYPNPVVDFLHLSDKNWEKVSEVSIHDNTGRRMYFSGNEPESKIDVRPFTPGIYTVRIKNADGSENRYSVAVVR